A DNA window from Mycobacterium sp. IDR2000157661 contains the following coding sequences:
- a CDS encoding CaiB/BaiF CoA transferase family protein, whose product MPSGPLAGVRVVDLTAMVMGPYCTQIMADMGADVIKVEPPQGDNTRFISVGPAPGMSGVFVNVNRGKRSVVLDLQTDVGRAAMRALIERADVFIHSMRAKAVTKLGFGYDEVAEINPSIIYTNCYGYGRRGPERDRPAYDDTIQAECGIPAVQQQLTGQADYVGTIMADKVAGLTALYATTMALFHRERTGEGQEVEVAMFETMASFMLVEHANGAMFDPPLGPAVYPRTVAPNRRPYRTSDGYIAVLIYNDKHWNAFVDAVQPAWLSESAEQYATLELRAHNIDAVYGLLAETMTERTTDEWLALFGELEIPAAPLNTPGALFDNPHLNAVGLFETLDTEHGPVRFPGVPTWFSRTPGRVAGPAPSLGADTDAVLEELGLSAANAEPV is encoded by the coding sequence ATGCCTAGCGGACCGCTGGCCGGTGTCCGCGTCGTCGACCTCACCGCGATGGTGATGGGCCCGTACTGCACGCAGATCATGGCCGACATGGGCGCCGACGTCATCAAAGTCGAACCTCCGCAAGGTGATAACACCCGGTTCATCTCCGTCGGGCCGGCGCCGGGCATGAGCGGGGTGTTCGTCAACGTCAACCGCGGCAAGCGCAGCGTGGTGCTGGACCTGCAGACGGACGTGGGGCGAGCCGCGATGCGGGCACTGATCGAGCGCGCCGATGTGTTCATCCATTCGATGCGGGCCAAGGCGGTCACCAAGCTGGGTTTCGGCTACGACGAGGTCGCCGAGATCAACCCGTCGATCATCTACACGAACTGCTACGGCTACGGCCGCCGCGGACCCGAACGCGACCGCCCCGCCTACGACGACACGATCCAGGCGGAGTGCGGAATACCCGCCGTGCAACAGCAGCTGACCGGGCAAGCCGATTACGTCGGCACGATCATGGCTGACAAGGTCGCCGGTCTGACCGCCCTGTATGCGACCACCATGGCACTGTTCCACCGTGAGCGCACGGGCGAGGGGCAGGAGGTGGAGGTCGCGATGTTCGAGACGATGGCGTCTTTCATGTTGGTCGAGCATGCCAACGGCGCCATGTTCGACCCTCCGCTCGGCCCCGCGGTGTACCCGCGCACCGTCGCGCCGAACCGCAGGCCGTACCGCACCAGCGACGGCTACATCGCCGTCCTGATCTACAACGACAAGCACTGGAACGCGTTCGTCGACGCCGTGCAGCCGGCCTGGCTCAGCGAGTCCGCCGAGCAGTACGCCACGCTGGAGCTACGCGCGCACAACATCGATGCGGTGTACGGGCTGCTGGCCGAGACGATGACGGAGCGCACCACCGACGAGTGGCTGGCGCTGTTCGGTGAACTCGAGATTCCGGCGGCGCCGCTGAACACTCCCGGCGCGTTGTTCGACAATCCGCATCTGAACGCGGTCGGCCTGTTCGAGACCCTCGACACCGAACATGGGCCGGTGCGCTTTCCCGGTGTGCCGACGTGGTTCTCACGCACGCCCGGCCGGGTCGCCGGACCCGCCCCGTCGCTCGGTGCGGACACCGACGCAGTTCTCGAGGAACTCGGGCTCAGCGCGGCCAATGCGGAGCCGGTGTGA
- a CDS encoding acyl-CoA dehydrogenase family protein — MDFEMGPGADELRRRLRQLVKDNVPEHYLGAFTDDPADLETAQRFCRLLAERELLCLSWPQEFGGGGSSVWEQTVVREEMWAHHEPRGAQYMGVNWVGPIIMRHGSEEQQRRHLPPIARGEVIWCQGFSEPEAGSDLASLRTTARRAQDGSAGWLVSGQKIWTSYATMAQWCVLLARTSRGDKKQQGLTIFLVPMDDPAIQVRPIRAMLGPHHLNEVFLDDLRVTEADVLGTVDQGWSIVQDVMSFERVGIARYARCERLLAAAPAVLGERWDDLPAELRGRWIRMLTHCRRARLMAYRIVELQSSGRIQPGDAAAYRIAVTKLDQDSAEVLTDIAAEVGHDDPKAAWFLGEVEDHWKYSQASTVSSGSIEMQRILLSRALLAAAR, encoded by the coding sequence ATGGACTTCGAGATGGGCCCCGGCGCCGACGAACTGCGTCGGCGGCTGCGGCAACTGGTGAAGGACAATGTGCCCGAACACTACCTGGGCGCGTTCACCGACGACCCGGCGGATCTGGAGACTGCGCAGCGGTTCTGCCGATTGCTTGCCGAGCGCGAGTTGCTTTGTCTGTCATGGCCTCAGGAGTTCGGTGGCGGCGGATCTTCGGTGTGGGAGCAGACCGTCGTGCGCGAAGAGATGTGGGCCCATCACGAACCGCGCGGCGCGCAGTACATGGGTGTCAACTGGGTGGGCCCCATCATCATGCGGCACGGTAGCGAGGAGCAGCAGCGCAGGCACCTGCCGCCCATCGCCCGCGGCGAGGTGATCTGGTGCCAGGGTTTCTCGGAGCCGGAAGCCGGCTCCGACCTCGCGTCGCTGCGCACCACGGCGCGTCGTGCGCAAGACGGCTCGGCCGGTTGGCTGGTCAGCGGACAGAAGATCTGGACGAGCTACGCCACCATGGCGCAGTGGTGCGTCCTGTTGGCCAGGACGTCCCGCGGCGACAAGAAACAGCAGGGGTTGACGATCTTCCTGGTGCCGATGGACGATCCGGCGATCCAGGTCCGACCCATCCGAGCCATGTTGGGGCCGCATCACCTCAATGAGGTGTTCCTCGACGACCTGCGGGTCACGGAGGCCGATGTGCTCGGTACGGTCGATCAGGGCTGGTCGATCGTGCAGGACGTGATGTCGTTCGAGCGGGTCGGCATCGCCCGCTATGCACGATGTGAACGGCTGCTGGCCGCTGCGCCTGCCGTGCTCGGCGAGCGGTGGGACGACCTGCCCGCGGAGTTGCGCGGCCGCTGGATTCGGATGCTCACCCATTGCCGCCGTGCCCGGCTGATGGCGTACCGGATCGTCGAACTGCAGAGCAGCGGGCGGATCCAACCCGGCGACGCCGCCGCCTACCGCATCGCCGTCACGAAACTGGACCAGGACAGTGCCGAAGTGCTGACCGACATCGCCGCCGAGGTGGGGCACGACGACCCGAAGGCGGCGTGGTTCCTGGGCGAGGTGGAGGACCACTGGAAGTACTCGCAGGCTTCGACGGTGTCGTCGGGCAGCATCGAGATGCAGCGAATTCTGTTGTCGCGCGCCCTGTTGGCGGCCGCGCGATGA
- a CDS encoding acyl-CoA dehydrogenase family protein: MVIDLSDDAKEYGRQALRAFEAAGGDALVQQAETKPGDRESLVGPVLDGLGAWDLAPRNDADGLEAAAALCRSAGYWALPYPVAERLAAPTDLDSDGLLVVAGRRPAAAVGGIEKRWHAVALDGVRGTVTADGAVAPGFVVELGLSRLDGNGTADVALGLVLPCWTLLGMLDRAIELTVAHVSLRKQFGQPLSSFQGVQFQLTDAEVERSGLDILAKYALWSIATDRTEAVNDALALRMAALEAAEVVFRVCHQLHGAVGFCDETTLSWLSRYSQPLRRLPMGLSATRDELTRRAGRAGLTGLYA, encoded by the coding sequence ATGGTCATCGATCTTTCCGACGACGCGAAAGAATACGGTCGCCAGGCGCTTCGGGCCTTCGAGGCCGCAGGCGGTGACGCACTGGTACAGCAGGCGGAGACCAAGCCGGGCGATCGGGAGTCACTCGTCGGCCCGGTTCTCGACGGGCTGGGCGCGTGGGACCTCGCTCCGCGCAACGACGCCGACGGACTGGAAGCCGCTGCGGCGTTGTGCCGCAGCGCCGGCTACTGGGCGCTGCCCTACCCGGTCGCAGAACGACTGGCGGCGCCGACCGACTTGGACAGTGACGGCCTGCTCGTCGTCGCGGGAAGACGGCCCGCCGCTGCCGTCGGCGGCATCGAGAAGCGTTGGCACGCCGTCGCCCTCGATGGTGTCCGCGGCACCGTCACCGCCGACGGCGCCGTCGCACCGGGCTTCGTCGTCGAACTCGGGCTGTCCCGGCTCGACGGCAACGGCACCGCCGACGTCGCGCTCGGGCTGGTGCTGCCCTGCTGGACGCTGCTCGGCATGCTCGACCGGGCGATCGAGTTGACCGTCGCGCACGTCAGCCTGCGCAAGCAGTTCGGCCAGCCACTGTCGTCGTTCCAAGGGGTGCAGTTCCAGCTCACCGACGCCGAGGTCGAGCGCAGCGGTCTCGACATCCTCGCCAAGTATGCGCTGTGGAGCATCGCGACCGACCGCACCGAAGCGGTCAACGACGCACTGGCACTGCGGATGGCGGCGCTGGAGGCGGCCGAGGTGGTGTTCCGGGTGTGCCACCAACTACACGGGGCGGTCGGCTTCTGCGACGAGACCACGCTGTCGTGGCTGTCGCGCTACAGCCAGCCGCTGCGACGGCTCCCGATGGGGCTGTCGGCGACGCGCGACGAGCTGACCCGCAGGGCCGGCCGGGCCGGGCTGACGGGGTTGTACGCATGA
- a CDS encoding Gfo/Idh/MocA family protein, which produces MKVAVIGTGFGKFAAAPAYESAGFDVDVVSPRDEAAVATALAADVDLVSVHSPPFLHLQHVTAAIDNGHAVLCDKPFGRNADEAAAMRAAAVAAGVPHFLNFEFRFTESWARLKELADSGAIGTPRHLSWTFFGSGLRGRKPGWINDAELGGGWIGAYGSHLIDFTRHLFGSEIVDCGGVSRTDVPGATAEDAYSAWFAMADGATATHDSGFAAAVPSAPSATLIGSEGTVELTADTTLVVRRPGADPETAEFAPPPRRSPPPALATFFGRVAEALRSGTQIAPSFDDGLAVAQVMDRLRTRAVRA; this is translated from the coding sequence ATGAAGGTTGCGGTGATCGGCACCGGCTTCGGTAAGTTCGCCGCCGCGCCGGCCTACGAGAGCGCCGGTTTCGACGTCGACGTGGTCAGCCCGCGAGACGAGGCCGCCGTGGCGACCGCGCTGGCCGCCGACGTCGACCTGGTGTCCGTGCACTCACCGCCGTTCCTTCACCTCCAGCACGTGACCGCCGCGATCGACAACGGCCATGCTGTGCTGTGCGACAAGCCGTTCGGCCGCAACGCCGACGAGGCGGCCGCCATGCGCGCCGCGGCCGTCGCCGCCGGCGTGCCCCACTTCCTGAACTTCGAGTTCCGGTTCACCGAGTCGTGGGCGCGCCTGAAGGAACTGGCCGACTCGGGCGCGATCGGAACGCCCAGGCATCTCAGTTGGACGTTCTTCGGCAGCGGTCTGCGCGGCCGCAAGCCCGGCTGGATCAACGACGCCGAACTCGGGGGCGGCTGGATCGGTGCCTACGGCTCACACCTGATCGACTTCACCCGTCACCTGTTCGGCAGCGAGATCGTCGACTGCGGCGGAGTCAGCCGCACCGACGTTCCCGGTGCCACCGCCGAGGACGCCTACTCCGCGTGGTTCGCGATGGCCGACGGCGCCACCGCCACCCACGATTCCGGCTTCGCGGCCGCCGTCCCCTCCGCGCCGTCGGCCACGCTCATCGGCAGCGAGGGCACCGTCGAACTGACGGCGGACACGACGCTGGTGGTGCGCCGCCCGGGCGCGGACCCCGAGACGGCCGAGTTCGCCCCACCGCCGAGACGGTCGCCGCCCCCCGCGCTCGCGACGTTCTTCGGCCGCGTGGCCGAGGCGTTGCGCAGTGGCACCCAAATCGCGCCGTCGTTCGACGACGGGCTGGCCGTCGCCCAGGTGATGGACCGGCTGCGGACCAGGGCGGTGCGCGCATGA
- a CDS encoding acyl-CoA dehydrogenase family protein → MTAEFRQQVRDWCAEHIPRGWRAAQTGATDEEFVAFQKAWFAELRDAGYAVPHWPREWGGGLSVAEQVVLYQELAAHDAPRLVLAFVGIHHAASTLLVAGTDEQRRRHLPAILDGEIWVQGFSEPEAGSDLASLRTTARRDGEVFVVNGQKLWASGGKHADWCLLLARTDLNAPKRKGISYFLLDMTTPGVEVRPIRNAIGDSHFCEIFLNDVTIPAANLIGEENAGWQVAQATLGAERGMTMLELAERLGHAGFRRLLGSAPIDDPIVADRLAQFEIEITGLRGLCRKVVEENEAGIASPADTSIVKLYYSELLQRMTDFGAEVGGLVAHTELAKPMSSGWESGAWVLDFIGSWEWTIPGGTSEIQRTIIAERGLGLPREPSSV, encoded by the coding sequence ATGACCGCTGAGTTTCGGCAACAGGTGCGGGACTGGTGTGCCGAACACATCCCGCGGGGTTGGCGCGCCGCGCAGACCGGAGCCACCGACGAGGAATTCGTCGCGTTCCAGAAGGCGTGGTTCGCCGAACTGCGCGACGCGGGGTACGCCGTGCCCCACTGGCCGCGAGAGTGGGGCGGCGGGCTCTCGGTGGCCGAACAGGTGGTCCTGTATCAGGAGTTGGCGGCCCACGATGCGCCGCGGTTGGTGCTGGCGTTCGTCGGCATCCACCACGCCGCCTCCACCTTGCTGGTCGCGGGCACCGACGAACAGCGTCGTAGGCATCTGCCCGCGATCCTCGACGGCGAGATCTGGGTCCAGGGCTTCTCCGAGCCGGAGGCGGGTTCCGACCTGGCGAGTCTGCGCACCACTGCCCGCCGCGACGGTGAGGTTTTCGTCGTCAACGGCCAGAAGCTGTGGGCCAGCGGCGGAAAGCACGCCGACTGGTGCCTGCTATTGGCTCGCACAGACCTGAATGCGCCCAAGCGGAAAGGCATTTCGTACTTCCTGCTCGACATGACCACGCCCGGAGTCGAGGTCCGGCCCATCCGCAACGCGATCGGCGACTCGCACTTCTGCGAGATCTTCCTCAACGACGTGACGATCCCCGCGGCGAACCTGATCGGCGAGGAGAACGCCGGCTGGCAGGTCGCCCAGGCGACGTTGGGCGCCGAACGCGGAATGACGATGCTCGAACTCGCCGAACGTCTCGGCCATGCGGGCTTCCGTCGCCTGCTGGGAAGTGCACCGATCGACGACCCCATCGTGGCCGATCGCCTCGCGCAGTTCGAGATCGAGATCACCGGCCTGCGCGGGCTCTGCCGAAAAGTGGTCGAGGAGAACGAGGCGGGGATCGCGAGCCCGGCCGACACCTCGATCGTCAAGCTGTACTACAGCGAACTGCTGCAACGGATGACCGACTTCGGTGCCGAGGTCGGGGGACTGGTGGCGCACACGGAGTTGGCCAAGCCGATGTCGAGCGGCTGGGAGTCGGGTGCCTGGGTGCTGGACTTCATCGGCTCCTGGGAGTGGACGATCCCCGGCGGAACCAGCGAGATCCAGCGCACGATCATCGCCGAGCGCGGCCTGGGCCTGCCGCGGGAACCGAGCAGTGTGTGA
- a CDS encoding acyl-CoA dehydrogenase family protein, which produces MAPENTESTEFTEFHAELRSVAGDLLAKDRTADWSVLVDAGWVGLEIPERFGGAGASFAETAVVCEEIGRAAGVTSFLGSAVLAVGTLNALQPNATRDRLLAEVASGATRLAVALEPSEFVPDADGADHILLVRGDGVGLASPTVTPQPVVDETRHLAAVSDVEPAEVLPFTDSLAAQRLRDRAAVAIACDSLGISEAMLSATVGHAKVRHQFGRPIGSFQAVKHACADMAVGIAVSRQLVTTAAQAVSQDRPDAGTAAAMAKSHTCAAAVDIAGKAMQLHGGIGYTWESGIHVYLKRAVLNRSLFGSPAAHRRRLAERYH; this is translated from the coding sequence ATGGCTCCAGAAAACACCGAAAGCACGGAGTTCACCGAGTTCCACGCCGAACTGCGCTCCGTCGCAGGCGATCTGCTGGCGAAGGACCGCACCGCGGACTGGTCGGTGCTGGTGGACGCCGGGTGGGTCGGCCTCGAGATCCCCGAACGGTTCGGCGGTGCGGGCGCCTCGTTCGCCGAGACCGCGGTGGTCTGCGAAGAGATCGGCCGGGCCGCCGGCGTCACCAGCTTCTTGGGCAGCGCGGTGCTCGCTGTCGGCACGTTGAACGCGCTGCAGCCCAACGCGACCCGTGACCGGCTACTGGCAGAGGTGGCAAGCGGCGCCACCCGCCTGGCCGTCGCGCTCGAGCCCTCCGAGTTCGTGCCCGACGCCGACGGCGCCGACCATATTCTGCTGGTGCGCGGCGACGGGGTCGGTCTGGCGTCGCCAACCGTCACGCCGCAGCCGGTGGTCGACGAGACCCGCCACCTGGCCGCGGTATCGGACGTCGAACCGGCCGAGGTGCTGCCGTTCACCGACAGCCTTGCCGCGCAGCGACTCCGGGACCGCGCCGCCGTGGCGATCGCCTGCGACAGCCTCGGCATCAGCGAAGCGATGCTGTCGGCCACCGTGGGCCATGCGAAGGTGCGGCACCAGTTCGGCAGGCCGATCGGCTCGTTCCAGGCCGTCAAACACGCGTGCGCGGACATGGCCGTCGGGATCGCGGTCTCCCGTCAACTCGTGACGACCGCGGCGCAGGCCGTCTCGCAGGACCGGCCCGACGCCGGAACGGCCGCCGCCATGGCCAAGTCGCATACCTGCGCCGCCGCCGTCGACATCGCGGGCAAGGCCATGCAGTTGCACGGCGGCATCGGCTACACGTGGGAGAGCGGCATCCACGTCTACCTCAAGCGCGCAGTCCTCAACCGTTCGCTGTTCGGATCGCCGGCAGCCCACCGCAGACGACTCGCCGAGCGTTACCACTAG
- a CDS encoding thiamine pyrophosphate-binding protein — protein MGVPVYKRILDLFEAEGVNTLFGIPDPNFVHMFTEAEARGWSVVAPHHELSAGFMAEAASRMTGKPGLCIGTLGPGVANIAGAMMCALVENSPVIFLGGQRARITERRVRRGRIQFVQQEGLFAPSVKYSSSIEYADQTDEIVHEAIRRAMSGTPGPAYIEFPSHVILDELNVAEAPEPSAYRLVNQGAGAREVAAAVKLIREAKSPILLVGHGVHTSRSQQTVKELAELMACPVIQTSGGTSFIPGLQERTFPYLFSPAANEAVEGSDLCVALGTELGEPMHYGRTQHWAGNDANRKWVYVEQDPAAIGVNRPMDVALVGDLRGVVPQLVEALRDTPRQPSENLDVLIKKDAEELAQLAETAPTGRSPIHPARYVVEATKAFKELDDGIMVRDGGATVIFQWTYSQSKPRDVIWNQNFGHLGTGLPYAVGASVAEGGRRPVMLLTSDSAFLFHIAELETAARQNLPLVCVVGVDHQWGLEVGVYKRTFTQPSPQPGVHWSKDVRMDKIAEGFGCHGEYVEKEDDIGPAIARAYASGKVGVVHVCIDPKANSEEMPKYDRFRTWYAEGTQ, from the coding sequence ATGGGTGTACCTGTCTACAAACGGATTCTCGACCTGTTCGAGGCCGAGGGCGTCAACACGCTGTTCGGCATTCCCGACCCCAACTTCGTGCACATGTTCACCGAGGCCGAGGCCCGCGGGTGGTCGGTGGTGGCGCCGCACCACGAGCTCAGCGCGGGCTTCATGGCCGAGGCCGCGTCCCGGATGACGGGCAAGCCGGGACTGTGCATCGGAACGCTGGGACCCGGGGTGGCCAACATCGCGGGCGCCATGATGTGCGCCCTGGTGGAGAACTCGCCGGTGATCTTCCTCGGCGGCCAGCGAGCCCGCATCACGGAGCGGCGCGTTCGCCGCGGACGGATCCAGTTCGTCCAGCAGGAAGGCCTGTTCGCACCGTCGGTCAAGTACAGCAGCTCGATCGAGTACGCCGACCAGACTGACGAGATCGTGCACGAGGCCATTCGCCGGGCGATGTCGGGCACCCCCGGCCCGGCCTACATCGAGTTCCCGTCGCACGTCATCCTCGACGAGCTCAACGTGGCCGAGGCGCCCGAGCCGTCGGCCTACCGCCTGGTCAACCAGGGTGCAGGCGCCCGCGAGGTGGCTGCGGCGGTGAAGCTGATCCGCGAGGCCAAGAGCCCGATCCTGCTGGTCGGTCACGGCGTGCACACCTCCCGCAGCCAGCAGACGGTCAAGGAGCTGGCCGAGCTGATGGCCTGCCCGGTGATCCAGACCTCCGGCGGCACGTCGTTCATCCCGGGACTGCAGGAGCGGACGTTCCCCTACCTGTTCTCGCCGGCGGCCAACGAGGCGGTCGAGGGCTCCGACCTGTGTGTCGCGCTGGGTACCGAACTCGGTGAGCCGATGCACTACGGGCGGACCCAGCACTGGGCCGGTAACGACGCGAACCGCAAATGGGTCTACGTCGAGCAGGATCCGGCCGCCATCGGCGTCAACCGCCCGATGGACGTCGCGCTGGTCGGCGACCTGCGCGGGGTCGTTCCCCAGCTCGTTGAGGCACTGCGGGACACCCCGCGCCAACCGTCCGAGAACCTCGACGTGCTGATCAAGAAGGATGCCGAGGAACTCGCGCAACTCGCGGAGACCGCGCCGACGGGGCGTTCGCCGATCCACCCCGCGCGCTACGTCGTCGAGGCCACCAAGGCGTTCAAGGAACTCGACGACGGCATCATGGTGCGCGACGGCGGCGCGACCGTGATCTTCCAGTGGACGTATTCGCAATCCAAGCCGCGCGACGTCATCTGGAATCAGAACTTCGGACATCTGGGCACCGGCCTGCCGTACGCCGTCGGCGCCTCGGTGGCCGAGGGCGGTCGACGGCCGGTGATGTTGCTGACCAGTGACTCGGCCTTCCTCTTCCACATCGCCGAACTGGAAACCGCGGCGCGGCAGAACCTGCCGCTGGTGTGCGTCGTCGGCGTCGACCACCAGTGGGGCCTCGAGGTGGGCGTCTACAAGCGCACCTTCACCCAGCCGTCGCCGCAACCCGGTGTGCACTGGAGCAAGGACGTCCGGATGGACAAGATCGCCGAGGGCTTCGGCTGCCACGGTGAATACGTCGAGAAAGAGGACGACATCGGCCCGGCGATCGCGCGGGCCTACGCCAGCGGCAAAGTCGGTGTGGTGCACGTGTGCATCGACCCGAAGGCCAACTCCGAGGAGATGCCGAAGTACGACCGATTCCGAACCTGGTACGCCGAAGGCACCCAGTAG
- a CDS encoding aldehyde dehydrogenase family protein, with product MREYLKFYIDGQWVDPIRPNTMEVDNPTTEEVSGRIAIGSAADVDVAVQAARRAFGTWSQTTREERLDVLQAIMGEYSKRAGDLADAVSEEMGAPASLAAGPQVNLGLGHLATAVDVLKNFEFEEQHGATLVVKEPIGVCGLITPWNWPINQIACKVYPALATGCTMVLKPSEVAPYSAQIFTEILDAAGVPAGVYNLVYGDGPGVGAALSSHPDIDMVSFTGSTRAGVDVAKNAAVTVKRVTQELGGKSPNIVLDDGDFAKSVAAGVSVMMMNSGQSCNAPSRMLVPNSRMDEAIAIAKETAGAVKVGDPGDKTAIGPVASKAQFDKIQGLIAKGIDEGATVVVGGRGRPDGLDKGYYVKPTVFANVSNDMTIAREEIFGPVLCILGYDDLDQALEIANDTEYGLAGYVSGADLNKARAVARRIRAGSVAINHGFDMNAPFGGYKRSGNGREWGHFAFDEFLEVKAALGYAPEATSKS from the coding sequence ATGCGTGAATATCTGAAGTTCTACATCGACGGTCAGTGGGTCGACCCGATTCGGCCCAACACCATGGAGGTCGACAACCCGACCACCGAAGAGGTCTCCGGCAGGATCGCGATCGGGTCGGCCGCCGACGTCGACGTCGCGGTGCAGGCCGCGCGCCGGGCGTTCGGCACCTGGTCGCAGACCACCCGCGAGGAGCGCCTCGACGTCCTGCAGGCGATCATGGGTGAGTACTCCAAGCGGGCGGGCGACCTCGCCGACGCGGTGAGCGAGGAGATGGGTGCGCCCGCTTCGCTGGCGGCGGGTCCGCAGGTCAACCTCGGCCTCGGGCATCTGGCCACCGCCGTCGACGTGCTGAAGAACTTCGAGTTCGAGGAGCAGCACGGCGCCACCCTGGTCGTCAAGGAGCCGATCGGAGTCTGCGGGCTGATCACGCCGTGGAACTGGCCGATCAACCAAATCGCCTGCAAGGTGTACCCGGCCCTGGCGACGGGCTGCACGATGGTGCTCAAACCGTCGGAGGTGGCGCCCTACTCGGCGCAGATCTTCACCGAGATCCTCGACGCGGCAGGTGTTCCCGCCGGGGTCTACAACCTCGTCTACGGCGACGGTCCTGGCGTCGGCGCGGCGCTGTCCAGCCACCCCGACATCGACATGGTGTCGTTCACCGGGTCGACACGCGCGGGCGTGGACGTCGCCAAGAACGCGGCGGTGACCGTCAAACGCGTCACCCAGGAACTCGGCGGCAAGAGTCCCAACATCGTGCTCGACGACGGTGACTTCGCCAAGAGTGTCGCCGCCGGGGTGTCGGTGATGATGATGAACAGCGGCCAGAGCTGCAACGCGCCCTCGCGGATGCTGGTGCCGAACTCCCGCATGGACGAGGCGATCGCGATCGCGAAGGAAACGGCCGGCGCGGTGAAAGTGGGTGATCCGGGTGACAAGACCGCGATCGGGCCGGTCGCCTCAAAGGCTCAGTTCGACAAGATCCAGGGGCTGATCGCCAAGGGTATCGACGAGGGCGCGACGGTGGTGGTCGGCGGTCGCGGGCGCCCCGACGGGCTCGACAAGGGTTACTACGTCAAGCCGACGGTGTTCGCGAATGTCAGCAACGACATGACGATCGCCCGCGAGGAGATCTTCGGGCCGGTGCTGTGCATCCTCGGCTACGACGATCTCGATCAGGCGCTCGAGATCGCCAACGACACCGAATACGGTCTGGCCGGCTATGTTTCGGGTGCCGACCTAAATAAGGCCCGCGCCGTTGCGCGCCGCATCCGGGCGGGCTCGGTCGCCATCAACCACGGTTTCGACATGAACGCCCCCTTCGGTGGCTACAAGCGAAGCGGCAACGGGCGCGAGTGGGGACACTTCGCGTTCGACGAGTTCCTCGAGGTGAAAGCCGCGCTGGGGTATGCGCCCGAAGCCACCTCCAAATCCTGA